A stretch of the Coprobacillus cateniformis genome encodes the following:
- the trpB gene encoding tryptophan synthase subunit beta, with protein sequence METGRYGIHGGQYIPETLMNEIHKVEEAYEFYKNDKAFQEELTFLLNEYAGRPSLLYYAQKMTVDLDGAKVYLKREDLNHTGSHKINNVLGQVLMAKKMGKTRVIAETGAGQHGVATATAAALLGLECDIFMGKEDTDRQSLNVYRMELLGARVHSVTTGTMTLKDAVNEAMREWTKRVDDTLYVLGSVMGPHPFPMIVRDFQSVISQEAKAQILEKEGKLPTVVMACVGGGSNAMGMFAHFIDEPDVQLIGCEAAGKGVDTALTAATINTGTLGVFHGMKSYFCQDEYGQIAPVYSISAGLDYPGIGPEHAHLHDIHRAQYVPVTDDEAVEAFEYLAKTEGIICAIESAHAVAYARKIVPTLAKDDIVMICLSGRGDKDVAAIAKYRGIEINE encoded by the coding sequence ATGGAAACAGGTAGATATGGAATACATGGTGGACAATATATTCCAGAAACACTTATGAATGAGATTCATAAAGTAGAAGAAGCATATGAATTTTATAAAAATGATAAAGCCTTTCAAGAAGAATTAACTTTTTTGTTAAATGAATATGCAGGAAGACCTTCTTTATTATATTATGCTCAAAAAATGACAGTTGATTTAGATGGCGCAAAAGTCTATTTAAAACGTGAAGATTTAAATCATACAGGTTCACATAAAATTAATAATGTATTAGGGCAAGTATTGATGGCGAAGAAGATGGGAAAAACAAGAGTTATTGCTGAAACAGGTGCTGGACAACATGGGGTTGCGACTGCGACCGCTGCAGCGTTGCTTGGTTTGGAATGTGATATCTTTATGGGAAAAGAGGATACAGATAGGCAATCACTTAATGTCTATCGTATGGAGTTATTAGGAGCAAGGGTGCATAGTGTAACAACAGGAACAATGACATTAAAAGATGCAGTGAATGAGGCTATGCGTGAATGGACAAAGCGAGTCGATGATACACTTTATGTTTTAGGGTCTGTCATGGGACCACACCCTTTTCCAATGATAGTTCGAGACTTCCAAAGTGTTATTTCTCAGGAGGCTAAGGCTCAAATATTAGAGAAAGAAGGAAAATTACCAACTGTTGTTATGGCATGTGTTGGTGGAGGAAGCAATGCTATGGGAATGTTTGCTCATTTTATTGATGAGCCAGATGTACAATTGATTGGTTGTGAAGCGGCTGGTAAAGGCGTTGATACAGCATTAACTGCAGCAACTATAAATACTGGAACATTAGGGGTGTTTCATGGTATGAAATCATACTTTTGCCAAGATGAATATGGTCAAATTGCTCCAGTTTACTCAATATCTGCAGGATTGGATTATCCAGGTATAGGACCAGAACATGCTCATTTACATGACATCCATCGTGCTCAATATGTACCTGTAACTGATGATGAAGCCGTTGAAGCCTTTGAATATCTAGCAAAGACAGAAGGAATTATTTGTGCAATTGAGAGTGCTCATGCAGTTGCATATGCAAGGAAAATTGTCCCAACTCTTGCAAAGGATGATATAGTTATGATTTGTTTGTCAGGTAGAGGAGATAAAGATGTTGCTGCCATAGCAAAGTATAGGGGGATTGAGATCAATGAATAG
- the trpC gene encoding indole-3-glycerol phosphate synthase TrpC, with product MILEQIVEKTKIRLQRQKELLSLDILKQQVEALEVTQQYLFYKALQSKDMSFILEVKKASPSKGLIAKEFDYIEIAKEYERIGASAISVLTEPTFFQGDNQYLKEIKEYVHIPVLRKDFIIDEYMIYEAKQIGADAILLICAILNDEQLNSYIQLAEVLGLSVLVETHNKHEIERAIKANAKIIGVNNRNLKDFTVDFHNSIELRRHVPEHILFVSESGIHTHEDIKLLKQNHVDAVLIGEAIMKAENKEIAFQQLRGQYEN from the coding sequence ATGATTCTTGAGCAGATAGTCGAAAAAACGAAAATAAGATTACAAAGACAAAAGGAATTGCTTTCACTTGATATTTTAAAACAACAAGTCGAGGCTTTGGAAGTGACTCAACAATATTTATTTTATAAAGCACTACAAAGCAAAGATATGTCATTTATTCTAGAAGTGAAGAAGGCTTCGCCTTCTAAGGGATTAATCGCAAAAGAGTTTGACTATATAGAGATTGCTAAAGAGTATGAAAGAATTGGAGCAAGTGCTATTTCAGTATTAACTGAACCAACTTTCTTTCAAGGAGATAACCAATATTTAAAAGAAATTAAAGAATATGTTCATATTCCAGTTCTTCGTAAAGATTTTATTATTGATGAATATATGATTTATGAAGCAAAACAAATTGGAGCAGATGCTATTTTATTAATCTGTGCAATTCTTAATGATGAACAATTAAATTCCTATATTCAATTAGCAGAAGTCTTAGGGTTAAGTGTTCTTGTCGAGACACACAATAAACATGAGATAGAAAGAGCTATCAAAGCAAACGCCAAAATCATTGGTGTTAATAACCGCAATCTTAAAGATTTTACAGTTGATTTTCATAACAGTATAGAACTGCGAAGACATGTTCCTGAACATATCCTCTTTGTATCAGAAAGTGGTATTCATACACATGAGGATATAAAACTCTTAAAACAAAATCATGTGGATGCAGTTTTGATTGGCGAGGCTATTATGAAAGCTGAAAATAAAGAAATTGCATTTCAGCAATTAAGAGGTCAATATGAAAATTAA
- a CDS encoding anthranilate synthase component II encodes MILLIDNYDSFSYNLYQLIGTIESDIQVVRNDELSLEDIHKLNPQAIVLSPGPGHPHEAGIIESVIKQFYRSVPILGICLGHQAICEVFQSEITYAKELMHGKTSLIYLQDDVLFQGLEKSIQVARYHSLIVKNISKDLKVIAKTSQGEIMAVKHNLYPVYGLQFHPESILTNDGLRIIQNFIGGMKK; translated from the coding sequence ATGATTTTACTGATTGATAATTATGATAGTTTTTCTTATAACCTATATCAGCTTATAGGAACTATTGAGTCAGATATTCAAGTTGTTAGAAATGATGAATTATCTCTAGAAGATATTCATAAATTGAATCCTCAAGCTATTGTGCTTTCACCAGGTCCAGGACATCCACATGAAGCAGGTATTATAGAAAGTGTTATTAAACAATTTTATCGTTCTGTACCAATATTAGGAATTTGTTTAGGTCATCAGGCAATTTGTGAAGTCTTCCAAAGTGAGATTACCTATGCAAAAGAATTAATGCATGGGAAAACATCACTCATTTATTTACAAGATGATGTTCTATTTCAGGGCTTAGAGAAATCCATTCAAGTCGCAAGATATCACTCTTTAATAGTCAAGAATATATCAAAAGATTTGAAAGTTATAGCGAAAACAAGTCAAGGTGAGATTATGGCAGTGAAGCATAATCTTTATCCTGTTTATGGATTGCAGTTTCATCCAGAATCTATTTTAACAAATGATGGATTAAGAATTATACAAAATTTTATAGGGGGAATGAAAAAATGA
- the kdpA gene encoding potassium-transporting ATPase subunit KdpA, protein MKSTLIQYVLYFIALIILAIPVGAYIKKVMNGEKTFLSRMLVPCEKAVYKIMHIDSQEEMTWKKYTVSVLVFSLIGFVFLFLLQLLQGYLMGNPQGLSGVKWDLSLNTAASFITNTNWQAYSGESTLSYLTQALGLTVQNFVSAATGIAVLFALIRGFMKVEAKGLGSFWVDITRTIIHVLIPLNLVISVLLVAGGVIQNLEPAQTVSLVEPIAVNVDGEIIENAQIDIASKTVTVNGQMVPQAKIITEQFVPMGPAASQVAIKQTGTNGGGYMGVNSAHPLENPNAYTNFIEMTSILLIPAALCFAFGSMIKNKKQGMAIFSAMAICLVLAMGSIAVSEQYATPQLAQNGNVDIGMVEQSGGNMEGKESRFGIATSATWAAYTTAASNGSVNSMHDSYTPIGGMVTMLLMQLGEVVFGGVGCGLYGMLAFAILTVFIAGLMVGRTPEFLGKKIEPYEMKWAVVVCLATPVAILVGSGIAAALPSTVDSLNNTGAHGLSEVLYTYSSCGGNNGSAFAGFNANTVFFNVSLALVMLFARFVPIIGTLAIAGHLVEKKKIAVTAGTLSTTNGMFVFLLIFIVLLVGALSFFPALALGPLAEFFGML, encoded by the coding sequence ATGAAGTCAACTCTTATACAGTATGTCCTATATTTCATTGCTCTTATTATCTTAGCTATTCCAGTAGGAGCGTATATTAAAAAAGTCATGAATGGAGAAAAAACATTTTTATCTCGAATGTTAGTTCCTTGTGAAAAAGCAGTTTATAAGATCATGCATATTGACTCACAAGAGGAAATGACTTGGAAGAAATATACAGTCAGTGTGTTAGTATTTTCACTTATTGGTTTTGTTTTCTTATTCTTATTACAATTGTTACAGGGTTATTTGATGGGAAACCCACAAGGATTATCAGGTGTAAAGTGGGATTTATCATTAAATACAGCAGCCAGCTTTATTACCAATACAAATTGGCAAGCTTACAGTGGTGAGTCAACACTTAGCTATTTGACTCAGGCATTGGGACTTACAGTTCAAAATTTCGTTTCAGCAGCGACAGGAATTGCTGTGTTATTTGCACTGATTCGAGGGTTTATGAAAGTGGAGGCTAAAGGATTAGGAAGTTTTTGGGTCGATATAACAAGAACGATTATCCACGTTTTGATTCCATTGAACTTGGTTATCTCTGTTTTATTAGTTGCTGGTGGGGTTATTCAAAATCTTGAACCTGCACAGACTGTATCATTGGTAGAACCGATTGCAGTGAATGTTGATGGTGAAATTATAGAAAATGCGCAAATAGATATTGCATCAAAAACAGTAACAGTCAATGGACAAATGGTTCCACAAGCTAAAATAATCACTGAACAATTTGTACCTATGGGACCAGCTGCTAGTCAAGTTGCGATTAAGCAAACGGGAACAAATGGTGGTGGATATATGGGTGTGAATTCAGCTCATCCATTAGAAAATCCCAACGCATATACGAACTTTATTGAAATGACATCTATATTATTAATTCCAGCAGCTTTATGTTTTGCATTTGGTTCAATGATTAAAAATAAAAAACAAGGAATGGCAATCTTTTCAGCTATGGCTATTTGCCTTGTTCTAGCAATGGGCTCTATAGCAGTAAGTGAGCAATATGCAACACCACAGTTGGCTCAAAATGGCAATGTTGATATTGGTATGGTAGAACAGTCAGGTGGAAATATGGAAGGAAAAGAGTCACGTTTTGGAATTGCCACTTCAGCAACTTGGGCAGCTTATACAACAGCCGCTTCCAATGGATCTGTGAATTCTATGCATGATAGTTATACACCTATAGGTGGAATGGTGACAATGCTATTGATGCAACTGGGTGAGGTCGTGTTTGGCGGTGTTGGTTGTGGTTTATATGGCATGTTGGCATTTGCAATACTGACTGTCTTTATTGCCGGATTAATGGTTGGACGAACTCCAGAATTCTTAGGTAAAAAAATTGAGCCATATGAAATGAAATGGGCAGTTGTTGTCTGTCTTGCAACACCAGTTGCCATATTGGTTGGGAGTGGTATAGCGGCTGCTTTACCAAGTACTGTTGATAGTCTCAACAATACTGGAGCTCATGGATTATCAGAAGTTCTTTATACGTATTCATCATGTGGTGGAAACAATGGTTCAGCTTTTGCAGGATTCAATGCGAATACAGTCTTCTTTAATGTTTCTTTAGCACTTGTGATGCTTTTTGCAAGATTTGTACCTATTATAGGAACACTTGCTATTGCAGGACATTTGGTAGAAAAAAAGAAAATCGCTGTAACAGCAGGAACACTTTCAACGACCAATGGAATGTTTGTCTTCTTATTAATTTTTATTGTTTTATTGGTAGGTGCATTGAGTTTCTTTCCAGCGTTAGCTTTAGGACCACTTGCTGAATTCTTTGGTATGTTATAG
- a CDS encoding 6-phospho-alpha-glucosidase: MNSKRFSICIVGGGSTYTPDMMEMLCLVKKEFPLRKIVLYDIDEKRQKPIGEFGSILFQEYYSELDEYVFTCDKETAFTDIDFALVQIRQGGLEMRELDEKIPLKYGVIGQETCGPGGFAYGVRSVLGMIELIHDIRQYSKDAWILNYSNPAAIVAEATKRIFPDDYRILNICDMPISIMDIFAPLAGLKRTDVEPRYFGLNHFGWFTHLYNKETGKDVLPVLLDKLKNGHCDDELHYTDKNDDYWNFTFKHLEKMVQDYPYSLPNTYLQYYLYPNTMVNHIDPNYTRANEVIDGREKRVKEYCQSIIDLHAIRGTQYDLDKKYAQESHDGIEQATVAHNDAHATYIVELAMSIAYNRKDTFLLMVKNNGIVNNLDDGMMLEVACQVGNHGAEPFHVGDVPTFEKGLLEGQYAYEKLTVDATLEGSYQKALQALVVNRTVVDTDLARKILDDYISVNKDYFPKLK; this comes from the coding sequence ATGAATAGTAAGAGATTTTCTATTTGTATTGTTGGAGGTGGAAGTACTTATACTCCTGATATGATGGAAATGTTATGTCTTGTAAAGAAAGAATTTCCTTTACGTAAGATAGTCTTATATGATATTGATGAAAAAAGACAGAAACCTATAGGTGAATTTGGTTCCATTCTTTTTCAAGAATATTACTCAGAGTTAGATGAATATGTTTTTACATGTGATAAAGAAACTGCTTTTACTGATATTGACTTTGCTTTAGTACAGATTAGGCAAGGTGGATTAGAAATGAGAGAACTAGATGAAAAAATCCCATTAAAATATGGTGTCATTGGTCAAGAAACATGTGGACCAGGAGGATTTGCTTATGGTGTAAGAAGTGTTTTAGGAATGATTGAATTGATTCATGATATTCGACAATACTCAAAGGATGCTTGGATTTTAAATTATTCAAACCCTGCTGCTATTGTTGCTGAAGCTACAAAGAGAATATTTCCAGATGATTATCGAATTCTTAATATTTGTGATATGCCTATTTCTATTATGGATATCTTTGCACCTTTAGCAGGTTTAAAACGTACTGATGTTGAACCCAGATATTTTGGATTAAATCATTTTGGTTGGTTTACCCATTTATATAATAAAGAAACTGGAAAAGATGTTCTACCAGTTCTGTTAGATAAATTAAAGAATGGTCATTGTGATGATGAATTACATTATACTGATAAAAATGATGATTATTGGAACTTTACATTTAAACACCTAGAGAAGATGGTACAAGACTACCCATACTCATTACCCAATACATACTTACAATATTATCTCTACCCAAATACAATGGTCAATCATATAGATCCCAATTATACACGAGCCAATGAAGTTATAGATGGTAGAGAAAAACGAGTGAAAGAATACTGTCAAAGTATTATAGACTTACATGCAATAAGAGGAACACAATATGATTTAGATAAAAAATATGCTCAAGAATCTCATGATGGTATTGAACAAGCTACAGTTGCTCATAATGATGCTCATGCGACATATATTGTTGAACTTGCTATGAGTATTGCTTATAATCGCAAAGATACATTTTTATTAATGGTAAAAAACAATGGAATTGTCAATAATTTGGATGATGGTATGATGCTAGAAGTTGCTTGCCAAGTTGGAAATCATGGTGCTGAGCCTTTCCATGTTGGCGATGTCCCAACTTTTGAAAAAGGCCTTCTAGAAGGACAGTATGCATATGAAAAATTAACGGTTGATGCAACTTTAGAAGGCTCTTATCAAAAAGCTTTACAAGCTTTAGTTGTCAATAGAACTGTTGTTGATACAGATTTAGCAAGAAAGATTTTAGATGATTATATTTCTGTGAATAAAGACTATTTTCCTAAATTGAAATAG
- a CDS encoding phosphoribosylanthranilate isomerase: MKIKICGLFRNEDIDAVNEAMPDYIGFVFAKSRRQVTKAEAMNLSQRLHPKIKKVGVFVDSDIHDIVMLVQENIIDMVQLHGHEDQSYISNLRKNINIPIIKAVNVDNFNLYTDIDYYLFDSIIAGSGQCFDWRKIPQMKLPFFLAGGIDLNNIDDALKVDCLGLDISSGVETNGYKDKEKIKRIVRKVKYGNR, from the coding sequence ATGAAAATTAAAATATGTGGTCTTTTTAGAAATGAAGATATTGATGCAGTCAATGAGGCTATGCCTGATTATATTGGATTTGTTTTTGCTAAAAGTCGTCGTCAAGTCACGAAAGCAGAAGCAATGAATTTAAGTCAAAGACTTCATCCTAAAATTAAAAAAGTAGGAGTTTTTGTAGATAGTGATATTCATGATATTGTAATGCTTGTACAGGAAAATATTATAGATATGGTTCAACTTCATGGACATGAGGATCAAAGTTATATCTCGAATCTTAGAAAAAATATAAATATACCTATTATAAAAGCAGTCAATGTTGATAATTTTAACTTATACACAGATATTGATTATTATCTCTTTGATTCAATAATTGCAGGAAGTGGACAATGTTTTGATTGGAGAAAGATTCCTCAAATGAAATTACCTTTCTTTTTAGCAGGTGGAATTGATTTGAATAATATTGATGATGCATTAAAGGTAGATTGTTTAGGATTGGATATAAGTAGTGGTGTAGAAACGAATGGATATAAAGATAAAGAAAAAATAAAAAGAATAGTGAGGAAAGTGAAATATGGAAACAGGTAG
- a CDS encoding MurR/RpiR family transcriptional regulator: MNLRDIAKRYVLNDTELNIVETIMNELAIGNERISIRELASKTFVSTTTIINLAKKLGFIGYSQMIYILNDNIHKQVSIHNNHSLEEFIHKEDMDTMQQLINDIHTYRDQKIYLVGIGFSGMITGYFLKRLAEFDIFAYEGAPIDCINARSKPSVVIIFSKSGETEDIIQIINLSKKMGHKIYAMTATQKSTIAKLSDYHIQLQFQQNKFFETPDYYVGTAIFVIENILTEVLKKESS; the protein is encoded by the coding sequence ATGAATTTAAGAGATATAGCCAAGCGATATGTTTTGAATGATACAGAATTAAATATTGTAGAAACAATTATGAATGAATTAGCAATAGGAAATGAACGTATTTCTATTAGAGAATTAGCAAGTAAAACTTTTGTTTCCACAACAACAATTATAAATCTTGCTAAAAAATTAGGCTTTATTGGTTATAGCCAGATGATATATATACTTAATGATAATATTCATAAACAGGTTTCTATCCATAACAATCACTCATTAGAGGAGTTTATTCATAAAGAAGATATGGATACTATGCAACAACTCATTAATGATATTCATACATATAGAGATCAAAAAATATATCTTGTAGGAATAGGTTTTTCAGGTATGATTACAGGATATTTTCTTAAAAGATTAGCAGAATTCGATATCTTTGCATATGAAGGTGCTCCTATTGATTGTATAAATGCTCGAAGCAAACCTTCTGTTGTTATTATTTTTTCAAAGAGTGGAGAAACAGAGGATATTATCCAAATTATTAATTTATCAAAGAAGATGGGACATAAAATATATGCTATGACAGCAACACAAAAATCTACAATAGCTAAGCTTTCTGATTACCATATTCAGTTACAGTTTCAACAAAATAAATTTTTTGAAACTCCTGATTATTATGTAGGTACTGCTATTTTTGTTATAGAAAATATATTAACGGAGGTCCTAAAAAAAGAATCATCTTAA
- the trpD gene encoding anthranilate phosphoribosyltransferase, whose protein sequence is MIKEAIQLLAQGNNLSKQQAYECMNEIMAGEASQIQMASYLTALSLKGETIDEITGSAGGMREHCIKILNDEDVLEIVGTGGDHSNSFNISTTSSLVIAASGIKVAKHGNRAASSKCGAADVLEALGVKIDISPKQSADLLKQIDICFLFAQNYHIAMKYVAPVRKELGIRTVFNILGPLTNPAGASMQIMGVYDETLVEPLARVLNNLGVKRAMVVYGEDGLDEISLSSSTQICEIHDGHYTCYKITPEQFGFERCLKEELVGGTPQENAKITLDILKGQKGPKRDAVLMNAGAAIYIGGKAQDLQEGIAIARQMIDEGKALKKLEDFIQASQVEV, encoded by the coding sequence ATGATTAAAGAAGCGATTCAGTTATTAGCACAAGGAAATAATTTATCAAAACAACAGGCATATGAATGCATGAATGAAATTATGGCAGGTGAGGCATCACAGATACAAATGGCAAGTTATTTAACAGCACTAAGTTTAAAAGGTGAAACAATTGATGAAATCACAGGAAGTGCAGGAGGAATGCGTGAACATTGTATTAAAATATTAAACGATGAAGATGTATTAGAGATTGTTGGAACAGGTGGAGACCATTCAAATTCATTTAATATTTCTACAACGTCTTCACTTGTTATTGCAGCAAGTGGTATCAAAGTTGCAAAACATGGTAATCGGGCAGCAAGTTCAAAGTGTGGTGCAGCAGATGTATTAGAAGCATTGGGAGTAAAAATTGATATATCACCAAAACAGAGCGCAGATCTTTTGAAACAAATAGATATATGTTTTCTCTTTGCTCAAAACTATCATATTGCAATGAAATATGTTGCCCCTGTCAGAAAAGAATTGGGAATCAGAACAGTTTTTAATATTCTCGGGCCATTAACGAATCCAGCAGGAGCATCAATGCAAATCATGGGAGTCTATGATGAGACATTAGTTGAACCCCTCGCAAGAGTGCTTAATAATTTAGGAGTCAAACGTGCAATGGTTGTTTATGGAGAAGATGGCTTAGATGAGATTTCTTTATCTTCTTCAACACAAATCTGTGAGATTCATGATGGACACTATACATGTTATAAAATAACACCTGAACAATTTGGGTTTGAGCGTTGTTTAAAAGAAGAACTGGTAGGAGGGACTCCACAAGAAAATGCAAAAATCACATTAGATATATTAAAAGGACAAAAAGGTCCTAAACGAGATGCTGTTTTAATGAATGCAGGAGCAGCAATTTATATAGGCGGTAAGGCCCAGGACCTACAGGAAGGGATTGCAATAGCAAGACAAATGATTGATGAGGGGAAAGCTTTGAAGAAATTAGAGGATTTTATTCAAGCTTCACAGGTAGAAGTATGA
- the trpA gene encoding tryptophan synthase subunit alpha — protein MNRIKNAFQDQKAFIAFLTAGDPTQEKTVEYILEMEKAGASLIEIGIPFSDPVAEGPVIQAANIRSLKNKMTTHQVFDIVINVRQYSQIPICLMTYLNPVFHYQYDKFFQKCQEVGVDGIIIPDCPYEECQEVKKVAKVYGITVISMIGPTSQDRIKMIAKEAEGFIYLVSSMGVTGVRQDIHTDVSKIVHDIKAVTDIPVAIGFGIHSPDQAQEMRKYADGVIVGSAIVKIIAQYGEHAHNALYEYVKSMLI, from the coding sequence ATGAATAGAATAAAAAATGCATTTCAGGATCAAAAAGCATTTATTGCTTTTTTAACAGCTGGGGATCCAACTCAGGAAAAAACAGTGGAGTATATTTTAGAAATGGAAAAAGCTGGAGCTTCACTGATTGAAATTGGAATACCTTTTAGTGATCCCGTAGCTGAAGGTCCAGTCATTCAAGCGGCAAATATTCGTTCTTTAAAGAATAAAATGACAACGCACCAAGTATTTGATATTGTTATAAATGTCCGTCAATATTCACAAATTCCCATTTGTCTCATGACATATTTAAATCCTGTCTTTCACTATCAATATGATAAGTTCTTTCAAAAGTGTCAAGAAGTAGGAGTAGATGGTATCATTATTCCTGACTGTCCTTATGAAGAGTGCCAAGAAGTTAAAAAGGTTGCAAAAGTATATGGTATTACAGTCATTTCCATGATTGGTCCAACATCTCAAGATAGAATTAAAATGATTGCTAAAGAAGCAGAAGGATTCATTTATTTAGTTTCATCAATGGGAGTCACTGGTGTACGTCAAGATATTCATACAGATGTATCAAAGATTGTTCATGATATTAAAGCTGTTACTGATATCCCTGTTGCTATTGGATTTGGCATTCACAGTCCTGATCAAGCTCAGGAAATGAGAAAATATGCTGATGGTGTCATTGTTGGAAGTGCTATAGTGAAAATCATTGCTCAGTATGGTGAACATGCTCATAATGCGTTATATGAATATGTAAAAAGTATGCTTATTTAA
- a CDS encoding RDD family protein, which produces MKYKAKRLTAYLIDWFISSLIYSFITLLYYSMITQTKTTRIDFYQISFYQGIMIISICLFVYFIYYAIIPIYNNGQTPGKKVCHLEVLYKHQKKYQYIPFSLKFITMLLGEGFLFYPTFVILQFMECHFNADIVAILYKISIITSLISVFIYLLTNKFIHDYTSHSNVIMKT; this is translated from the coding sequence ATGAAGTATAAAGCGAAAAGATTAACTGCTTATCTTATAGACTGGTTTATTTCTTCACTTATATATAGTTTTATAACTTTACTTTATTATTCAATGATAACTCAAACCAAAACAACAAGAATTGACTTTTATCAAATCTCTTTTTATCAAGGAATTATGATTATAAGTATATGTTTATTTGTTTATTTTATATATTATGCAATTATCCCAATTTATAACAATGGCCAAACACCTGGTAAGAAAGTTTGTCATTTAGAAGTTCTTTATAAACATCAAAAAAAGTATCAATATATTCCTTTTTCACTTAAATTTATAACAATGCTATTAGGAGAAGGCTTTCTCTTTTATCCTACATTTGTTATTCTTCAATTTATGGAATGTCATTTTAATGCAGACATCGTTGCTATATTATATAAAATATCTATAATTACATCTTTAATATCTGTATTTATATATCTTCTCACAAACAAATTTATACATGACTATACATCTCACAGCAATGTGATTATGAAGACATAA
- a CDS encoding PTS sugar transporter subunit IIC, whose amino-acid sequence MDKLTHLLDKTLMPISNKLSNNKYLAALQDGLMFSMPILIVGSVCIIIGDFPLPIFQETMTSLLGDIWSQWCWDIMVPATTGLVSLLSIIGIANSLALKNKVEPLSAVGISVSAYFILLAQMEDGGFAVSNFEAQGLFTAMITALIATSIYSYTVHKNWIIKMPESVPSFVSRSFNALIPAAVVLPIFLIIRLVVSLTPYDTVTNFIIQVLQMPLASITTSLVGTLFASFLNSFIWFFGIHGSSVVDSFMDPIWYATRAENLAIYQTAVTAARPYIVTMDFINFFVFLTGSGITLPLTIIMAYKCKSKRIKQIGKLSILPGLFNVNEPVIFGMPIVLNPMMLVPFVLAPTCSVLIAYLSMYAGLVPYPTGVTIPWTTPAPISGWLMCNDWRGGVLQVVVLIVSGLIYYPFIKSLDKKYILEESNEV is encoded by the coding sequence ATGGATAAATTAACACATTTGTTAGATAAAACATTAATGCCTATATCTAACAAATTATCTAATAATAAATATTTAGCTGCTTTACAAGATGGTTTGATGTTTTCTATGCCGATATTAATCGTTGGATCTGTTTGTATTATTATAGGAGATTTTCCATTACCTATTTTTCAAGAAACAATGACATCTTTACTAGGAGATATTTGGAGTCAATGGTGTTGGGATATTATGGTTCCTGCAACAACTGGATTGGTATCATTGTTATCTATTATTGGAATTGCTAATAGCTTAGCTCTTAAAAATAAAGTTGAACCTCTATCTGCTGTAGGTATCTCAGTATCTGCTTACTTTATCTTATTAGCCCAGATGGAAGATGGCGGTTTTGCTGTTTCTAATTTTGAAGCTCAAGGCTTGTTTACAGCTATGATAACAGCTTTAATCGCAACTTCAATTTATAGTTATACTGTTCATAAAAATTGGATTATTAAAATGCCTGAAAGTGTTCCAAGTTTTGTTTCAAGATCATTTAATGCTTTGATACCAGCTGCTGTTGTTTTACCTATTTTCTTAATTATTCGTCTTGTTGTTTCATTAACACCTTATGATACAGTGACAAACTTTATTATTCAAGTTCTACAGATGCCACTGGCTAGTATAACAACATCATTAGTTGGAACATTGTTTGCTTCTTTCTTGAATTCATTTATATGGTTCTTTGGAATTCATGGTTCATCTGTAGTTGATTCTTTTATGGACCCAATTTGGTATGCAACGCGAGCAGAAAATCTAGCTATTTATCAAACTGCTGTGACAGCAGCAAGACCCTATATAGTTACAATGGACTTTATTAATTTCTTTGTCTTTTTAACTGGTTCTGGTATTACATTACCTTTAACAATTATTATGGCTTACAAATGTAAATCAAAGCGTATAAAACAAATTGGAAAATTATCTATTCTACCAGGATTATTTAATGTTAATGAACCCGTTATATTTGGGATGCCAATTGTTTTAAATCCAATGATGTTAGTTCCATTTGTTCTTGCCCCAACATGCTCTGTTCTTATTGCCTATCTTTCAATGTATGCTGGTCTCGTTCCTTATCCAACTGGTGTCACAATTCCTTGGACAACACCTGCCCCTATATCTGGCTGGTTAATGTGTAATGACTGGCGTGGTGGTGTTTTACAAGTTGTTGTTTTGATAGTTTCAGGATTGATATATTATCCATTTATTAAATCATTAGATAAGAAATATATTTTGGAAGAATCAAATGAAGTATAA